The nucleotide window ACCTTTGGTGATAAAATTAGGACCATGTTTAGCGAGCACACTGCGGGTACATGATTCGGCAAATGTACACCCCGCCACGGAAATGACAATTCCTCCTGCATTTCCGTCTGCcggtttttttaatttccaactttttttcccttttttttggtatgtACACTTTGACGAGTTTTTAAACATGCGTAAAGATGTGCaggcatatataaatatgtatatatttatatatatggtatgtataaatttattgctttatttaaatttgGCGTCTCTACTTAtgcatacatttaaaaaaaaaaaaagttaagtaAATAACTTATACtgcataatttataaaaaatttgctttttcctattgaaaaaaaaactgtttttttttttttttttttttttttatcacattcGACGATCATCCACTTGACCACTTCTTTtgattattcatttattgttttttttcttctttccgaCTTTGTAAAACAAGCGCAAAAACTCAGAACACATACTTCACCACAATGCAGAATGCGACTACACAGcatgcacatacatatacatgtgcgcgaatatacatacacacaaaCATGTATATAAGTGATATGCGATATGTGacatatgatatatttatatatgcacgTCCGTACACATATACAGCTGCATATATAGGCTGCACGATGAATTCACTGGTTGTATTCCCCATGCGGCTGCGTCGTTACGTTTCAGCtggccttcattttttcttgtcTCTTTGCATTCTATCAAGgtcgtccattttgtgcgaGTCTTCCTTCCCCTGGCTTCTTTTGCATTCCTTAAAGGTCAGCTTGCTGTGGAAGCTATAATCAGGCCTACGCAAtgcacgcaaaaaaaaaaaaaaagggatgatgaaaaaatgcataaagtGCGTTTACAGATGAGTGTATAACTATACTTGCTCAAatagacacacacacaacgCTGCAGCAAGAACTGCTGAACGCACAGCTAGTGAACTGCTCCGCGTTATCTAATCTCTTATTGCTTTACTTAATGCTAAGGATGATTATGCATATGGTCAGGAGCAGTATGTGGGTCAGGTTGTACTCGAAGGTCTTCtaggagaaaaacaaaaggcgTTTAGTTAGTTcaatcattaaaaaaaaaaaattcttttcatgcatacgcatatacatacatacacatatatgtacatatgtgcaaaGCGTTCTACTTAAATGCGACATGTGCATGTTTACGTGCATACACcaagtcttttttttttttttttttttttttcttttggctcTCTTACTTTCTCATTATTCATTTTCGCGTTTCTTACTTTGAATGGAAATAAACGAGACAACACCATGCTTATTTTGTTGTTAAGTAACTTGGCTTCGAATGATAACAAGTAAAATTCTGAAAACATGTAGAGGAATGCTGCCGAAATGACCATAGCAAACAGGGATAGCACGGCACCTGCGGAGGGGAGGGATATACGAAAAAGGGCACGTACACTGTGAGGACAGGTCCTCAAATGGGAGGGAAGCGCCATGTTGGCTCCCACACAATCATGCAGAACACTTTTTCGGGGGATGCTCGTTTTCACAAGTTCAACACCCCTCctaatatatacacacagtTACACAACACAAATGTATAGCACCGTGCAACACACAAAGTATGCACTTGCATATGCAAACAGGTTGCTAAAATGTACACGTGTCAAACGAATGTGCGCTCTGTGCTGATAAACGGGGGAGGCATTGATGGGAAATTCATTCACACATGGGTAAATCCGTACACCCATATGAAAACACGTATATGTGTAACACCGTTTGCCAATGTACGTACGCGCGTGTGTATATGTGCCGCACGTATATGTACACCCATGTAACATAAGAATTCACGCTAAGCACATTTATTCTCCATGCGTTCTTACTATCTAAAAATCTTGATGGCTGGATGGAGgaccccattttttcgttctatTTGTAAGAGGGACGCAAAGAATGCGAGGAGTACAAAGAATGGGAAGAAGTTTTAACCAAAATGTGAACACTTAAACTTATTACTTTCGTTAATTCGgcttttccgcttttttttttttttcttcctttcttttgtatgtaaaatttaaaagtatTAATCTTTGGATTTAAAGAAAtgtgagggggaaaaaacttggtttcttttccttcttacAATGtgaaaaagcaaagcaaaagaaaaggtATGTCACATATTTACTCACATACTTAGTGAAAAACATACAAACGAGTATGcatactatattttttcaaagcaAAGGGAAATgtattatgaattttttttttttctcaaaaagaaatgtattgtataaagtatatatggcaaaaaaaaaaaaaaatgtatactcATGtgatgcatatatatttatgtaaatcCCTTTTATCGTAATCGCTTAAGGATGGATACGTTATGCTAAAGCGTGACACTGCAATCGCTTGAGGGAAagcaagaaaaaatagagtTACGCACGAACAGttttcgcaaaaataaatgtttactGGAGATGATGCTTAAGTGTGAGTCATGGCATGGCCTGTTTTATGTAATGTCATGTAATGTAATGCAATGCATCAGCGTTTGTGTTAACTTTTGAACTTCTGCGAGTACTCTTTGAAATTGTGTCAACTCAACACATATACGCATGTGAGCgtttaaaggaaaatatgcCTCTTCACGAGTTAGAAAATTGGCACTTTGCGTTCGTTCAGCAATTTGGCAATTCCTCGCTCAGCCGTTCACAGATTGGCAGATTAGCAGATTGCAGTGTTCACCCGATTGATTAGCGGCTTACAGATTAGCACCGTATCGGCTTAACCGTTCATCGTTCAAATGGGCAATCCAGCATCGCACGTAAACACTTAAGCGCTGCGCCTTTTGCACATGAGCAGAAATGCTTCCAAGTGAAAAACTAAGTGAGCAGAGGtgagttaaaaaattgaggtGTACACGTTTGCAAGGTTTTATAATGACTCGCACGGCGATTTGTGCACATGAacgtaaattattttttcgtaactTGATAACTAGATCAAATGCAACCTGTAGAGAACAGGAAGGATAAGATACATACGGAGGGCGgcaaaagtgtaaaaagtGTCAAGTGTGTCAAGTGTGACGAGCGTGCTAAACGTGTGGAGGGAAATGCCTTAAAAACACATTTCGTGTAACAACAATTgcgaggagaaaaaaaaaaaaaaaatgcgttcACACACAgatattcttttttccacaagtgtgagaaaaattaataagcATTTCGTGAAAAAACCACTTTGTTCATCAGCcaagttttgcaaaaatgaaaaatactCAACCGCTTTGACAAAACTGAACAGTTTGCAAAAGTTGAaccgtttttatttccccccaaagcACAGCCCCCTCTTGATGCAAAAGAAGCCCTTTTCAGAACAAATAATAATCGACTCATTACGAAAAGCCCAAAATGAACTAGATAGGGGCTCTCTTTATTCACTACAGGAGGTAAACCCGCTTAACCAAACGACTCTCATGATGTGTTTGAGCTTAAGCTGAGGCATACgcgtgtatgtgtgtgtggagGGGTGCGCATGCGTATGTGCCTTTGTACATATACACGCATTTGTGTGTGATGCTTATATGTTGGATGCTCACACGTGTGATTCTTACACGCGGGGAGAAACTCCATTTACACGCCCCCCCGTGGAACAATTGCTTCCGCGTTGGGGGTGAACACACGTGGCGTAGCACGTGAACATTTCGCGCATGCCTTATGGTCATCACCGGGGAGTGTAACTGCTGCACATTTGGGCGGAGCGTATATGACCTCTTTGGCCCACTAAGATAAGCTTGTAGCATTTTCGCTAACACAGAATCGTATCGTACTATAATGACGTGCGCAGCTTCGTTCGGCCAGCTCACCGTTTCGGTTTTAGCACTCCTTTTTACGTCAAACGAGCTTTCCATTTGTTAGTTTACCCATGTGCCATTTCACACACTTGCCAACCGCGCCAACCtctttatttcccccccttacCCACCTTTACATCCCAGTCAGTCAACAGCAATTGCAACTGCCtgaatgaagagaaaaaggcCAAATTCCGAAAGGCCTTTGACGAATTAAATGCTCTGCTAGCCGTTAAGTCGAATTTAACGGAGGAGAAAATTCAAGTACACAGAAGAGTGCATATACACACTGTGACGTTATGAGGCGTTTCGCTCGCACATGTTGCAATTGTTCATCCCAATCTGGCGCGCCTActcattcattcattttttttttttctgtaattATCCATCCCCTCCAATTTTCCAACACTCAGCAATTATTCCAGTGCGCatttcttttcattcatCCCCCATTCTTCCATTTGTAGATATTATCTGAAAATAATTCCAATgggtataaaaataaagaaattttggGTCTATTCATGACGGGTTTTTTCTTTGCCATCGGTTCAGTCACCCACTctgttttttatttggttCGGGGAGAGAGATAAAGTGAAATAATGAGCTCCGCAAAAATGCGCACACGACGGTGTGTTATGAGTGTGCACCTACGAACATATACGTATGAGTAGGTGTCCGCGCGTGTGTACTCTTACGCATTCAAAATTATGTAGTGTACAATTCTCTTGTTATTTCACCAGAGGATGAAAactttttccgttttttttccccccaaaggtgAGCGTCTACGGTCTTTATGTACTGCATAAAGCCTCCAAGGAAAATGATAGCAAAATTTACGTTGAAAggaaattaaatgaaaataaggATAAACTGttaaggaataaaaaaagtatacaaACCATTTTGTCCGCTTTGGAGCAGgatttgatgaaaataaaataaaagcaaaaaaaagaaaaaaaaatagaagcaAAACGTCCCTCTTTAACCTTCACGTTATTTACCATTTTTGGCAAAGCTTCAATTTTGCATACTTCGCAGTGGGCACATTTGTTAAGTGGCCACCTCGTGCGCGAATAGcttaattgaaaatatgcATTTGAAGCTGCCATATGGGCACCCACATTTAATTATCGCCGAAAAtatttccttcctttttcttttttttacttttttttcacctctcACCGCTGCGCAAGGGCACACACGGGAGAGCACCCTTTAATAGACTCCCCTGCGGCAATTTTTcgcgccccctttttttacattttgttaaattccATTCCGGTGTGCCTACCCTCGTTtacgcaaaagggaaatgtgATACATCTGTCCATTTCGCCCATGTTAAAATGCACGTCATATTTgtcctatttttttgtcatttttttttcccccctcctgtgTCATTCGCAATACTACACTACATGAAGCGTAAAACTTttctctacatttttattgcatACCCTCCCAAACGTaagcagtaaaaaaaaaacattttgtaaatacCCCCCCACACCCGCAACACTTAAATAATGAAGGGCAAAAATGCCATTTCCAATTctagtgagaaaaaaatccctaagaaaaaaaaagacagtGAAAAAACTGAACATGGGCGAAAGgaacatttgaaaaaaaaaaatgatatgagtaaaaaaaaagtcgaaATTGACACtaaaaacaaattggaaaaagtAGACTCCAAAagtaaaaacgaaattgatgtgaaaagcaaaaacgaaAGAGGAGataatgaggaaaaaaaaaaaacaacaaatgaaacaaaaaaaagaaacgaaaatgaCACGAGAGTGAAAGGCGCTAGTGCCGATAAAAAGCAACACACTTTAAAGAATAGGACCCTGTCCGACCTAGGCGTGGCACACAAGGAAACGGAAAACTTTGCCGATGCCAAGGCGCACCCGAAAAACGCTAATTTGTTAATAAGGTTAATTCTTGTTAACATTACCGCACGACAGCGCAGATAGGCAAAGAAAGGAGTCAAGCATGTTGGGACATGAGCGAAATGTAGACAATCGCCTTTACATATGATCATGCAGCTAGATAAGTAAACCACATATCTGTAGCTACGTCGATGGGGAGGCAATTACAAAAGGAGCACTCCAACGGAAACGCATGTTCACCAAATGGGAGGAATTACCATGTGATACTCCACTCGGTGAACTCCCCCATTTTACATTCCTCATGTTTTCCTCCATGCAGTGCCGTAAACGTAGAGCTAGAAAAAGATGTCAAAAGTTTACTGGGGATAGACTTCTGCAATGACTTTAGTAccctcatttttaagaacTCGCAAGCTGCctgcataaataaaaactacttcttctccctcgCGCAAAAGTACCTGACCACGGACGAGTTTCTTCCAGTCAAAAATGACTTAACGGTAAAAGCGTCGACTTGCACGCACATCCGTGTGTGCATTTGTGAGTGCCTAAATCTTATCTCCCTTCTTTGGGCGTTATCTAAAAATGTTCATCGCTGTGGTTGAGAAGTGGACCCATATATACTACCCCGTTTGAGACCCCCTCTGCAACCTCTTTCCCGCGCCCATCCTCAAAAATGCCCCCCACACCATTCGGTGAATCCCGCTGACCCCTTCAGAAATACAAACTGGACGACGTATTAATTTTCAAAGATTCGAAAAAATACTACAAAGGGAATCACGCTGTGGTTGTCGACGAGGAGATATTTTCCTACTTCCTTCAGGTACAGTCCTTTTTGgtcactccttttttgtcaCCCCGTTTTCGCCCTCTTCACCGCTTATCCCTAACCGCCGCATTCCAGCTGCTCATTAGCTAGAACTTACTTttccgcttcacccccccgCAGAAGGGCAAACACCCCGCCGACCCCCCAGCAgaccaaaatggagaggacAAACAGGAGCTAAGCTGCGTCTTCATAAAGCCTAAGAATTACCTTTCGTTGTACGAGCAACAAATTGAACAGGAAATCAAATCAACCAGAGTCACAGAAAATAGGAAGAAATTCAAAAAGTGTCTCTACATcagcaaaaggaagaaagtgGGAGCCGAGGTTCAGTTTACTCAGTACGATCAGTTCATACCCATCAGGGGAAACGAACcggtaacaaaaaaaaaaaaaaaaaagttgacaAACGGACGAAAAgatgaataaaaatgtgttcatATTATTCACACGAAAGAGTTAGCACCACTCTTTACCCCTCCCTTTTCCACCTGGTTAACCCCCTCTTGTAGACCACTTCAGCAGTGCAGGCGAAAACGCTCGATTTTTTCTCAAACAATTCCATCACccatgaggaaaaaaattgccagaCGTACAAAGCTGTTTACAAAAATCTAGGAGTTCAGTACAACATCgactttttaaagaaaaaaaaagaagaaatattcAGGTCCAATAAGCTGCAGAAATTTCTTCATAAGCTTTTCCCCATCATGGAAAAATGCCTAATTGAAAATAGCCTAATTACGGAATCGAATGGACAGCCATTTGCTCAAAACATAGACATACTGTCCTTTAAACatgccaaaaaattaaacaaaatatttatatacacagATGTGAAGTATACAACAGATAAAGTGGTCTTGTTCACCTTATCCTTGTCCTTAATAAACTAcctcatttttataatatatgtgaataattacaaaaacgaTAACTTCATCGAGGGAGTAAACACGGACAGCTACATCCTCATTTGGTCCTACTCCAACTATATTAACCCGCTTTACGCCTTGATATCTCCCTACGTAACGCAAATGAGGAGCGCCCATTCGGGCAGCATTTCACGGGCCTTTTCCAGAGTTATTTGGCCAACACAGTAGAGCGAATTGGGCGGAATAACTTAACGCCACACGCACTCCTTCCACCATTCAAAATAACTATTCCCCCCGTGCAGCAAATTTCCAGTGCGGTTGTGAACGAAAAGGGCTACGATGTCGTCATTGCGGGGTGTAGCAACGGACTGGTTCGGCTCCTTCAGTTCGACAAACCGAACAGCACATATTCACCCATCAGGCATAAATGTGTTTGCTAACACGTTACTATTGCTTATATGCCGTATATtttacctcccccccccccccaaaaaaaaaaaccttccCCTCTGTGTAGCTAGTCGTTTGGAAGCTCCCCCCCAATTTTCAAGGAAGACCCCTTTTAGATTCCAAAATAAGTACAAAATAGATACGTGTCTATATGTTAATGCGCATGCGAAGAGGAAGTTTTCATGTCTACCTCACTACCACTGCTTAGCTTATAGCACCTCACCGATTAATTTCCTATTTAGATGAAAAAACGGTCGACATAGAGCCCTACATATTTAGCAGCATAGAGCACTcacacaaaagggaagtgACGTCTCTCCTACTGCTGAACGATAAAACCCTAGTgatatgtgaaaaaaaaatatccatcAACAATCAGAAGAATTACCATCTGTTGATCTCCATCTCGGGTGAGCTCTCGTTGGTCCTGTTTGCTCTATGGCAGTGGCGGCGCATGAATGGAGAcgcgtacatatgtatgcatgcatTCTTGCATCTTTGTATGCACCCCCAATGGGTGATTCGATTCCTTCTCGTTCCTCCCCCATTCacacaaacacacacacgcaaACCCTCTCCCCAGTCGATGGGACGATACTCCTGTGGGACGCCACAAACGTAGAAATAATCGAAGTAAAAGTTAGcgcaaagaagaaagaaaaagagttaATTGACGACCTTTACAGCTTCAAGCCTCTGTTCAAAATAAATTCCACCAGACCCAACACAGGTAGCAGCTTATCCCTCTGCGGGAGATCACTTATGCGTATATCAGCCGCGTCCAGCACATTAGCCACCAAGAAAAGAAGCGCACAGTTAAGATTAAGCGCAATGCCAGTGTGAACCCCCACTTACGAAATCCCTTTTGGTCTACTTCACCCCTCGCAGAGTACTCACTGGGCTTCACGtacttccattttgtggaaTTAAATTGCAACGTGTCTTCtttctttgccttttcgGTAATTCATTTCTGATTCGTTTGGCGAGGCTAGCGGTTTGAGCAGAAATGTGTATCCGTTTCCTTGTTGCTACTTGTGGTCACTACTACTCAGCCTTTGTTACTGCTTTGTGGCTTAACGCGCCTCCCATTGGTCAGGCGACTACGAAGCGACTGTGGTTGCGGCTGATGCTGAGGCCAAGCTGTATCATCCGCGCAACTTCCTACACTTCACCCTTgcaggaagaaggagagtaCGTAGTTGGGAACATATACGGGTgcatgcaaaaggaaaaaaattattccattataaacaaaataaacgatgtgaggaaggaaaaaacgcaaagcAGCTACGTAGATAATGCGTCTGTTCAGTTTTGTTGCCCATCAGGCTATACGTCTGTATTGGCGTTCGCTCACACCCTAGTCACCTAAACGAATGTGCATGAAACTTCTCCATGTTAAGTGCACACATCACAGAGAgacttttttacatttccccTAAGGGGAAAAGCCAAGCTTGACCATCTTCACTTCACCTATTCTGattgcttttccccctcccacTAAAGGACTACAAAAGCTTCAAGACGCTCATATgtgtaaaaagaaacagcatcataaaatatttgattCTAACCTTAACTGATACGAACTTTTCCCTCTGGAAAGAAAATGAGGAGCACCCCCTATATGTATCCCCCAAGTAGGCTAACGAGTGGTTCTCACGACTGCACATGCCTCAGTCGTTTCTTCCTgctgtgccattttttttacgtgctAGTTGAGTCCATTGGTGGGATATCCACCGTTTGCACATCGTCACGCCGGGGAATGTGAGAGATGTGGCTGCCCACAAATGTACCGAATGGGCAGCTCACCGCTAAACCGAATGGCCAACCGCTAAACCAACAGAATAGCCTGCTAACCCGAGTGCACGCATGCCGACCACCCCTCCCCGCAGAAGCAACGAAATATACTCCTGCTGCGAATTCAGCCAAACCAAAATAAGCGTCATATTcgtgggaaaaataaacggACACATAGAAATATGGAATTTaatggagcaaaaaaatcaCTGCATGTACTCCCTATCGATCAGCAGCTACAGCTTGACATGTATTAGCATCTTCCAAAATTGCGACAGTAGCATATTTAGTtccgtggaaaaaaaaaataatgtccAAAAGGATCCGAATGAAGACCTGTCCGGAGAAAATTCGGATACATTTGTAGACACGAACGATTATTTAATgagtaaaaatgaagatggtagggaaaaaagaaaaaaaaaattaaaaaacacgAAATAGTATACAGTTAGACCCGTTTGAAACCGGCTTAATCGTCCCATCCCTACCCTTTTGCACCGTTTGCACTTTTAAAATGGCGCTACCTTTGAATTCGCCCTTCCCAGGGGTTCAAATTATTTGTGTTTGGGAGTCATAATTAGCATACCTTCGATCGTGCTCCTGTACGTATGCATAGATACGTAGATGCACATATCCATTCGTGTATTGACAtatgcccccctcccctccaCTCAAAGACGTGTACAAGTACTCATACAACAAGATTATCATTGGCGACTCCAGCGGTTGCGTCTTTGTTTACGAAATGGAAGAGAACCTGCTAAACTCGGTAATTTATTCTGGCGTGCTTCCATTATGCGTAGAAGTGGGAATGGAGGCTGCTTCTACACATGCGtacgcacatatgcacaaCCCCCCTGTCGTTGCGTGGGCCTCCCCTGCAGACCAAGGAAGAGATCGACGAATTTTTGCTATGGGTTGAAAACAAGATATACGTGAACAAGGAAAAAGTGAAGAGGCATCTCCAGCTGTGCGAGGTGAGTGTCGCGGTAGCtccgccgcttaaccgctccaccgctttgcctttttttttaattttccccttccaccCTACGCGCGCGAATGAAAATGCTTCACTttgaaattttctttaaaatttaaaaaatgtttgtaggagagggaaaaactgctgaggaaggaggagcaaaacgTAAGtcacatacacatgtgtatatatatttatacatacacataggCGCGCCCCATACACACAAGTgcatgataaaaaaaaaaaaaaagggggggattAATGCAGCATAAAAAAGGCAGATGAATAAAGCATGTTTCACTGCGCATTGGCAAAATGCACTGCAGAAAAtgtttcatataaataatgcatTAACTCGATTTCGCCGCTTCGTCTTTTCTCTGTCCTCTTTTCactctccccctcctgcaCCCCTCCCATTTTCATGTCATcaccttcttttcctccggGCTCCACCTTCCGAATAGACAAATGAACGGAAAGAGCAACTGAAGAATAAACTGGATGAAGACTATAAAAATGCTCTGGAAAAGTACAGAGGGTATTTACTGGgcaataaattataaacaaagGAACGACCAGGGAGTCCCAAAATGGTTTGAACTGTtggatttctttttcttttttttcttttcctcctccgtttTGATTGGCGAATCGAGGTGTGACAGCAAAATGTGTATCATCGAGCGGGGGTTCAGCACACCGGGGAAACCGCAGAATAGCCGCGTCACAAGGTGAACCATCTTCCGCCCTTCTTTACACACACATGGAGGCATATCTTATTGCCCTATTTGATCCTTTATATGCTCAACCAGCTTTTGTTTTATCCATTTCTTGTCATGCGGTTTGTACGTCCACGAGGGTTGATGGAatctgcaaaaaggaaaaacgtaCACACATTTTAGCTTTACAAATGAAGGGGCGCATTTTTCCAAACGCGTATTCGATATCCACCGCGCGAGATGAAGTGCCCTCCTATTTCGCCCTTCACAAAATTGTCTACTCAAATGAGGAGCGAGCGGCAATATTGgccatttctttttcatgcTCGTTCCTcttaactcatttttttcttttttttctctccttttctcTTAACACTAACAGCATCAAAGTCATCTTCTGTATGTTGTCAATGTACAAAAACAAATCGTTCATGTTATAGGTTATTCTTTGCACAGTGGGGTCATTCTCTTTTATGGCCTGTTCGTATAATTGGCAAATTCctggcgagaaaaaaaaaaaaaaaaaaaagtgtacacaTACGCCCATTTGCATAAACACAGCATACGTGCGAAACGTTTTATGCTTCTTAGGGCAGACGCACACCGGTGCGATCATGCATATCTGCAAACACGCCTAACTAAACTGCTACACACACAGATTAACAGCGCAATCGCCGCGGAAACGTTAAAGCGTGTTAAAATCCCATGTGTTGCTTGTTCATTTGCTTTTACAACTGCGCCTTTGCGAACCTATCTGTTCTGCAGCTACTAACCATTTAGGGCCAACTTCAACGAATTGTATTCAACGAATGTTCTACTCTCTATTTTCCTTGAAAACTGAACCAGGAGCACAACATCACTGTAGATGGCActcattttcctttatct belongs to Plasmodium vivax chromosome 6, whole genome shotgun sequence and includes:
- a CDS encoding hypothetical protein, conserved (encoded by transcript PVX_110855A), yielding MGSSIQPSRFLDSAVLSLFAMVISAAFLYMFSEFYLLSFEAKLLNNKISMVLSRLFPFKKTFEYNLTHILLLTICIIILSIKPDYSFHSKLTFKECKRSQGKEDSHKMDDLDRMQRDKKK
- a CDS encoding hypothetical protein (encoded by transcript PVX_110860A); its protein translation is MQKKPFSEQIIIDSLRKAQNELDRGSLYSLQESVNSNCNCLNEEKKAKFRKAFDELNALLAVKSNLTEEKIQILSENNSNGYKNKEILGLFMTGFFFAIGSVTHSVFYLVSVYGLYVLHKASKENDSKIYVERKLNENKDKLLRNKKSIQTILSALEQDLMKIK
- a CDS encoding hypothetical protein, conserved (encoded by transcript PVX_110865A), translating into MKGKNAISNSSEKKIPKKKKDSEKTEHGRKEHLKKKNDMSKKKVEIDTKNKLEKVDSKSKNEIDVKSKNERGDNEEKKKTTNETKKRNENDTRVKGASADKKQHTLKNRTLSDLGVAHKETENFADAKAHPKNANLLISAVNVELEKDVKSLLGIDFCNDFSTLIFKNSQAACINKNYFFSLAQKYLTTDEFLPVKNDLTKYKLDDVLIFKDSKKYYKGNHAVVVDEEIFSYFLQKGKHPADPPADQNGEDKQELSCVFIKPKNYLSLYEQQIEQEIKSTRVTENRKKFKKCLYISKRKKVGAEVQFTQYDQFIPIRGNEPTTSAVQAKTLDFFSNNSITHEEKNCQTYKAVYKNLGVQYNIDFLKKKKEEIFRSNKLQKFLHKLFPIMEKCLIENSLITESNGQPFAQNIDILSFKHAKKLNKIFIYTDVKYTTDKVVLFTLSLSLINYLIFIIYVNNYKNDNFIEGVNTDSYILIWSYSNYINPLYALISPYQISSAVVNEKGYDVVIAGCSNGLLVVWKLPPNFQGRPLLDSKINEKTVDIEPYIFSSIEHSHKREVTSLLLLNDKTLVICEKKISINNQKNYHLLISISVDGTILLWDATNVEIIEVKVSAKKKEKELIDDLYSFKPLFKINSTRPNTEYSLGFTYFHFVELNCNVSSFFAFSEEGEYVVGNIYGCMQKEKNYSIINKINDDYKSFKTLICVKRNSIIKYLILTLTDTNFSLWKENEEHPLYVSPKSNEIYSCCEFSQTKISVIFVGKINGHIEIWNLMEQKNHCMYSLSISSYSLTCISIFQNCDSSIFSSVEKKNNVQKDPNEDLSGENSDTFVDTNDYLMSKNEDDVYKYSYNKIIIGDSSGCVFVYEMEENLLNSTKEEIDEFLLWVENKIYVNKEKVKRHLQLCEEREKLLRKEEQNTNERKEQLKNKLDEDYKNALEKYRGYLLGNKL
- a CDS encoding enhancer of rudimentary domain containing protein (encoded by transcript PVX_110870A); the protein is MSAIYSDVVLLVQFSRKIESRTFVEYNSLKLALNGICQLYEQAIKENDPTVQRITYNMNDLFLYIDNIQKMTLMLFHQPSWTYKPHDKKWIKQKLVEHIKDQIGQ